In a single window of the Luteibacter rhizovicinus DSM 16549 genome:
- a CDS encoding STAS-like domain-containing protein yields MTKIIRIAQDFSDVPSGRHLADGEFSGERFREEWLVPALEKEDVVDVVFDDAEGYGSSFLEEAFGGLVRAHGYTKEFLAKHLRLIAESRAAQRYRRVAQSVIDEALVTAGRE; encoded by the coding sequence ATGACTAAAATCATCCGAATTGCCCAAGACTTTTCCGACGTCCCCAGTGGCCGCCATCTAGCGGATGGCGAGTTCAGCGGCGAACGGTTTCGTGAGGAATGGCTGGTCCCCGCACTTGAAAAAGAGGATGTTGTCGATGTGGTCTTCGACGATGCCGAAGGCTACGGATCTTCGTTCCTGGAAGAAGCTTTCGGAGGCCTCGTTCGCGCCCACGGCTACACCAAGGAATTTCTGGCAAAGCACCTCCGCCTGATCGCAGAATCCCGTGCCGCTCAGAGATATCGCCGGGTTGCCCAGTCGGTCATCGACGAAGCGTTGGTAACTGCCGGGCGGGAGTAA
- the lolA gene encoding outer membrane lipoprotein chaperone LolA, producing the protein MKRFLLAATLSLLSLPIFAAAGPARERLDAFSKGLHSVTGRFSQTLINANGDAGKTTTGTMALEAPRQFRWETLAPYKQTIVADGSRVWLYDPDLEQVTVRKQSSEEAQSPLTVLTDLSQMDKDFKVTEKGEHDGLVWLRLQSTGKDPQFDFADLGFDAGGLAQMVFKDQLGNTTKIQFAGWVKNGPVDAGTFDFVPPQGTDVIGDAPVLQTQPVK; encoded by the coding sequence ATGAAACGCTTCCTGCTTGCCGCGACCCTGTCCCTCCTCAGCCTGCCGATCTTCGCCGCCGCCGGTCCGGCCCGCGAACGGCTGGATGCCTTTTCCAAGGGCCTGCACTCGGTGACGGGGCGGTTCAGCCAGACGTTGATCAACGCGAACGGCGACGCCGGCAAGACCACCACGGGCACCATGGCGCTGGAGGCACCGCGTCAGTTCCGCTGGGAAACGCTGGCCCCGTACAAGCAGACCATCGTCGCCGACGGCAGCCGCGTATGGCTGTACGACCCGGACCTCGAGCAGGTCACGGTGCGCAAGCAGAGCAGCGAAGAGGCACAGAGTCCTTTGACCGTCCTGACCGACCTGTCGCAGATGGACAAGGACTTCAAGGTCACCGAGAAGGGCGAACACGACGGCCTGGTCTGGCTGCGTCTGCAGTCCACCGGCAAGGATCCGCAGTTCGACTTCGCCGACCTCGGCTTCGACGCCGGCGGCTTGGCGCAGATGGTCTTCAAGGACCAGCTCGGCAATACGACGAAGATCCAGTTCGCCGGCTGGGTGAAGAATGGCCCGGTCGACGCCGGCACGTTCGACTTCGTGCCGCCGCAGGGCACCGATGTCATCGGCGATGCGCCGGTGTTGCAGACCCAGCCGGTCAAGTAA
- a CDS encoding DNA translocase FtsK, translated as MARSAKVVKKQARSQVKAQQREGLSDELKRRLREAGALLLLPLALYLLVCLLSYNDQDPSWGHMGIADRATNFGGSIGANIANLLRYIFGLVSYCFPLLLLALGVQVLRARGERLVAPWEPSLRLIGFVFFFITGPALVYLNVDSPVLPEGPGGIVGKWVGHGLHSALGDKGAPLLLLAVFLIAVTLATGLSWFKLMDLTGQGVVRLGGWFGGKMRRAPEVMAARNARAEREVVKKAEAIKQAKREPVRIETPVPMVVKSDRASRENQIPLFTGASMNGEVPPLSLLDEAPPQGPGYSEETLEVLSRQVELKLKDFRIEARVMGVYPGPVITRFELEPAAGVRGSQVSSLDKDIARGLSVVSVRVVDVIPGKNVIGLEIPNTKKQIVYLSEILRSEKYDQMKSPLALALGKDIGGKAVVTDLAKMPHLLVAGTTGSGKSVAVNAMVLSLLYKASPKDVRMIMIDPKMLELSVYEGIPHLLAPVVTDMKEAANALRWCVAEMERRYKLMAAVGVRNLGGFNKKVKDAESSGQPLLDPLFRANPDMPGMVAEPLEPLPHIVIIIDEFADMMMIVGKKVEELIARLAQKARAAGVHLILATQRPSVDVITGLIKANIPTRIAFQVSSKIDSRTILDQSGAEALLGHGDMLYLPPGTATPERVHGAFVDDHEVHNVVEWLRAQGAPNYITGVLEEIQSTSDGKIINDSGLPQDAEGDSDSDNALYDRAVRVVTETRRASISGVQRHLRIGYNRAARLVEQMEQDGIVSAPQHNGNREVLAPPPPKD; from the coding sequence GTGGCGCGCAGCGCGAAAGTCGTAAAGAAACAGGCACGGAGCCAGGTCAAGGCCCAGCAGCGGGAGGGCTTGAGCGACGAGCTCAAGCGCCGCCTGCGTGAAGCCGGGGCGTTGCTGCTGTTGCCGCTTGCCCTGTACCTGCTCGTCTGCCTGCTCAGCTACAACGATCAGGACCCGAGCTGGGGCCACATGGGCATCGCCGATCGGGCCACCAACTTCGGTGGCTCGATCGGGGCGAATATCGCCAACCTGCTCAGGTACATCTTCGGCCTGGTTTCTTACTGCTTTCCGCTGCTCCTGCTTGCACTGGGCGTGCAGGTGCTCCGCGCGCGCGGCGAACGTCTCGTCGCGCCGTGGGAGCCCTCCCTGCGTCTCATCGGGTTCGTGTTTTTCTTCATCACCGGCCCCGCGCTGGTGTATCTGAACGTCGATTCGCCCGTGTTGCCGGAAGGCCCGGGCGGCATCGTCGGCAAGTGGGTGGGCCACGGCCTGCACAGTGCGCTTGGTGACAAGGGCGCACCGCTGCTCCTGCTCGCCGTCTTCCTCATCGCCGTCACCCTTGCTACCGGTCTGTCCTGGTTCAAGCTCATGGATCTGACGGGGCAGGGCGTCGTGCGCCTGGGCGGCTGGTTCGGCGGGAAGATGCGTCGTGCACCGGAAGTCATGGCCGCACGCAACGCACGCGCCGAGCGTGAGGTGGTCAAGAAGGCCGAGGCGATCAAACAGGCCAAACGCGAGCCCGTGCGTATCGAGACCCCGGTCCCGATGGTGGTCAAGAGCGATCGCGCGTCCCGCGAAAACCAGATTCCCCTGTTTACCGGCGCATCGATGAACGGCGAAGTCCCGCCGCTGTCGCTGCTCGACGAAGCACCGCCGCAAGGCCCGGGCTACTCCGAGGAAACCCTCGAAGTCCTCTCGCGCCAGGTGGAGCTCAAGCTCAAGGATTTCCGCATCGAGGCCCGCGTCATGGGCGTCTATCCGGGTCCGGTGATTACCCGTTTCGAACTGGAACCCGCCGCCGGTGTTCGCGGCAGCCAGGTGTCCAGCCTCGACAAGGACATTGCGCGCGGCCTTTCCGTGGTCAGCGTGCGCGTGGTCGACGTGATTCCCGGCAAGAACGTCATCGGCCTGGAAATCCCCAACACGAAGAAGCAGATCGTCTACCTCTCCGAGATCCTGCGGTCGGAGAAGTACGATCAGATGAAGTCGCCGCTGGCGCTGGCGCTGGGCAAGGACATCGGTGGCAAGGCCGTCGTCACCGACCTGGCCAAGATGCCGCATCTGCTCGTCGCCGGTACCACCGGTTCGGGTAAGTCCGTGGCGGTGAACGCCATGGTGCTGAGCCTGCTGTACAAGGCCAGCCCGAAAGACGTGCGCATGATCATGATCGACCCGAAGATGCTGGAACTCTCGGTCTACGAGGGCATTCCGCATCTGCTGGCGCCGGTCGTCACCGACATGAAGGAAGCCGCCAACGCCCTGCGCTGGTGCGTGGCCGAGATGGAGCGTCGTTACAAGCTCATGGCCGCGGTCGGCGTGCGTAACCTCGGTGGCTTCAACAAGAAGGTGAAGGACGCCGAGAGCAGCGGCCAGCCCTTGCTCGATCCGCTGTTCCGCGCCAACCCGGACATGCCGGGCATGGTCGCCGAGCCGCTCGAGCCGCTGCCGCACATCGTCATCATCATCGACGAATTCGCCGACATGATGATGATCGTCGGCAAGAAGGTCGAAGAACTCATCGCACGTCTGGCGCAGAAGGCGCGCGCCGCGGGCGTGCACCTGATCCTCGCCACGCAGCGTCCGTCGGTGGATGTGATCACCGGCCTGATCAAGGCGAACATCCCGACGCGCATCGCGTTCCAGGTGTCGTCGAAGATCGACTCGCGCACCATCCTCGATCAGTCCGGCGCGGAAGCGCTGCTCGGTCACGGCGACATGCTTTACCTGCCCCCGGGTACGGCCACGCCCGAGCGCGTGCACGGTGCCTTCGTCGACGATCACGAAGTGCATAACGTGGTCGAGTGGCTGCGTGCGCAGGGTGCGCCGAACTACATCACCGGCGTGCTCGAAGAAATCCAGTCCACCTCGGACGGCAAGATCATCAACGACTCCGGCCTGCCGCAGGATGCCGAAGGCGATAGCGACAGCGACAACGCGCTCTACGACCGCGCCGTGCGTGTGGTCACCGAGACGCGTCGCGCGTCCATCTCCGGCGTGCAGCGTCACCTGCGCATCGGCTACAACCGCGCCGCCCGCCTCGTCGAACAGATGGAGCAGGACGGTATCGTCAGCGCGCCGCAGCACAACGGCAACCGCGAAGTGCTCGCGCCGCCGCCCCCGAAGGACTGA
- a CDS encoding alanine dehydrogenase, which yields MRIGIPSETKTLEGRVALIPAAAADLVRRGHEVFIQSGAGSKSGYSDADYSLLGVNVVPDAAALYEKGELIVKVKEPIEGDLKLLKKHHLLFCYLHLAAEPALTKSLLDIGLTGIAFESVDENGVLPLLLPMSVIAGRIATQIGTTLLHQPNGGKGKLLGGMASTPRGKVVVLGAGAAGGNAAALAASAGANVVVFDKRQDRLAEMMAMGPNVTALYAYESSVAEEVRNADIVVGAVLIPSAKAPRVVTEAMVKTMEKGSVLVDISIDQGGCFETSKPTTWKAPTYDVHGVTHFCVTNMPGAVPQTSSTAISAAILPYVQRLAAGNEWRDHAALAGGINIEGGKVVHPALQGMA from the coding sequence ATGCGCATTGGTATCCCCTCCGAAACCAAGACCCTCGAAGGCCGCGTGGCCCTCATCCCGGCCGCTGCGGCCGATCTGGTCCGCCGTGGCCATGAGGTCTTCATCCAGTCCGGCGCCGGCAGCAAGAGCGGCTACTCGGACGCCGACTACTCGCTGCTGGGTGTCAACGTGGTGCCCGACGCCGCCGCCCTGTACGAAAAGGGTGAGCTGATCGTCAAGGTCAAGGAACCGATCGAGGGCGATCTCAAGCTGCTCAAGAAGCACCACCTGCTGTTCTGCTACCTGCACCTGGCCGCCGAACCGGCGCTGACCAAGAGCCTGCTGGACATCGGCCTGACCGGTATCGCCTTCGAATCCGTGGATGAGAACGGCGTCCTGCCGCTGCTGCTGCCGATGTCCGTCATCGCCGGCCGCATCGCCACCCAGATCGGCACGACCCTCCTGCACCAGCCCAACGGTGGCAAGGGCAAGCTGCTCGGCGGCATGGCCTCCACCCCGCGTGGCAAGGTCGTCGTCCTCGGCGCCGGCGCTGCCGGTGGTAACGCCGCTGCCCTGGCCGCCTCGGCCGGTGCCAACGTCGTCGTCTTCGACAAGCGCCAGGACCGCCTCGCCGAGATGATGGCCATGGGCCCGAACGTCACCGCGCTGTACGCCTATGAGTCGTCGGTCGCCGAAGAAGTCCGCAACGCCGACATCGTCGTCGGTGCCGTGCTGATCCCGTCCGCCAAGGCCCCGCGCGTCGTCACCGAAGCCATGGTCAAGACGATGGAGAAGGGCTCGGTGCTCGTCGACATCTCGATCGACCAGGGCGGCTGCTTCGAAACCTCGAAGCCGACCACCTGGAAGGCGCCGACCTACGACGTCCACGGCGTGACGCACTTCTGCGTGACCAACATGCCGGGCGCGGTCCCGCAGACCTCGTCCACCGCCATTTCGGCCGCCATCCTGCCGTACGTGCAGCGCCTGGCTGCCGGTAACGAGTGGCGCGACCACGCGGCGCTGGCCGGCGGTATCAACATCGAGGGTGGCAAGGTCGTGCACCCGGCCCTTCAGGGCATGGCATGA
- the trxB gene encoding thioredoxin-disulfide reductase: protein MSTPKHSRLLILGSGPAGYTAAVYAARANLKPTMITGLAQGGQLMTTTEVDNWPGDEKGVQGPELMRRMAEHAERFETEMVFDHIHSVDLGNRPFRLKGDSGEYTADALIITTGATAKYLGIASEEKFKGRGVSACATCDGFFFREQDVVVVGGGNTAVEEALYLANIARKVYLVHRRDKFRAEKIMQDKVFEKVAAGKIELLWNHQVDEVLGDDSGVTGVRVKDVNTGVKRDLDAQGFFVAIGHTPATGIFEGQLEMKDGYIQIQSGLHGGATATSVPGVFAAGDVADHVYRQAVTSAGFGCMAALDAERWLDQQHMLT, encoded by the coding sequence ATGAGCACCCCCAAGCACAGCCGCCTGCTGATCCTCGGCTCCGGTCCTGCCGGATACACGGCCGCCGTCTACGCGGCGCGCGCCAATCTCAAGCCGACCATGATCACCGGCCTGGCGCAGGGCGGCCAGCTGATGACCACCACCGAGGTGGACAACTGGCCGGGTGACGAAAAGGGTGTTCAGGGTCCGGAACTGATGCGGCGCATGGCCGAGCACGCCGAGCGCTTCGAAACCGAGATGGTGTTCGACCATATCCACAGCGTGGACCTGGGCAACCGCCCGTTCCGCCTGAAGGGTGACAGCGGCGAATACACCGCCGACGCCCTGATCATCACCACCGGCGCGACCGCCAAGTACCTGGGCATCGCCTCGGAAGAGAAGTTCAAGGGTCGCGGCGTCTCCGCCTGCGCCACCTGCGACGGCTTCTTCTTCCGCGAGCAGGACGTGGTCGTGGTCGGCGGCGGCAACACCGCCGTGGAAGAGGCGCTGTACCTGGCCAATATCGCCCGCAAGGTCTACCTGGTCCACCGCCGCGACAAATTCCGCGCGGAAAAGATCATGCAGGACAAGGTCTTCGAAAAGGTCGCTGCCGGCAAGATCGAGCTGCTCTGGAACCACCAGGTCGACGAAGTGCTGGGCGACGACTCCGGCGTGACCGGCGTCCGCGTCAAGGACGTCAACACCGGCGTGAAGCGCGACCTCGATGCCCAGGGCTTCTTCGTGGCGATCGGCCACACCCCGGCCACCGGCATCTTCGAAGGCCAGCTCGAGATGAAGGACGGCTACATCCAGATCCAGTCCGGCCTGCACGGCGGCGCCACGGCCACCTCGGTGCCGGGCGTGTTCGCCGCGGGTGACGTGGCCGACCACGTCTACCGCCAGGCGGTCACCTCGGCGGGCTTCGGCTGCATGGCGGCGCTCGACGCCGAGCGCTGGCTGGACCAGCAGCACATGCTGACCTGA
- a CDS encoding GNAT family N-acetyltransferase — protein sequence MTGIRFLDSLGGIPAADWDALVPDGNPFVSHAFLSGMEAKGCLREDYGWKPYHLGIFDSHDRLVAASPTYLKGNSHGEFVFDWSWASAWERAGGDYYPKMLVASPYSPVPGPRLLVRDGLEADILRNRLTAALVDEADRLGLSSIHANFLADADLDAFDDRWLVRSDYQFHWHNQAYADFDGFLASLKAKKRKNIRQERAYAEASGLRLSMRGGDELSDDEWRQIHALYALTFDLKGNHAALTSRFFQYLGRTLGPKVQVAMARDGQEIVAMALFLRGGDALYGRYWGASVEVSGLHFELCYYRGIDYAIREGIGRFEPGAQGEHKLARGFLPTLTHSRHYIAHEGFRQAVAGALEQEALHRETYRDELLAHSPYADR from the coding sequence ATGACCGGCATTCGTTTTCTCGACAGCCTTGGCGGCATTCCGGCCGCCGACTGGGACGCGCTTGTGCCCGACGGCAACCCCTTCGTCTCGCACGCGTTCCTCAGCGGCATGGAAGCGAAGGGCTGCCTGCGCGAAGACTACGGCTGGAAGCCGTACCACCTGGGCATCTTCGACAGCCACGATCGGCTGGTCGCTGCCTCGCCCACCTACCTCAAGGGCAACTCGCACGGCGAGTTCGTCTTCGACTGGAGCTGGGCCTCGGCCTGGGAACGCGCCGGCGGGGATTACTACCCGAAGATGCTGGTCGCCTCGCCCTACTCGCCCGTACCCGGCCCCCGGCTGCTGGTGCGTGACGGCCTCGAGGCGGACATCCTGCGCAACCGGCTCACCGCCGCACTCGTGGACGAAGCGGATCGCCTCGGCCTGTCCTCGATCCACGCCAACTTCCTCGCCGACGCCGACCTGGACGCCTTCGACGATCGCTGGCTGGTCCGCAGCGACTACCAGTTCCACTGGCACAACCAGGCCTACGCCGATTTCGACGGCTTCCTGGCTTCGCTCAAGGCGAAGAAGCGGAAGAACATCCGCCAGGAACGCGCCTATGCCGAGGCCTCCGGCCTGCGCCTGAGCATGCGCGGCGGCGACGAACTGTCCGACGACGAGTGGCGGCAGATCCATGCACTTTACGCACTCACCTTCGACCTCAAGGGCAACCACGCCGCCCTGACCTCGCGCTTCTTTCAGTACCTCGGCCGCACCCTCGGCCCGAAGGTGCAGGTGGCGATGGCGCGCGACGGCCAGGAGATCGTCGCGATGGCGCTGTTCCTGCGCGGCGGCGATGCGCTGTATGGACGCTACTGGGGCGCCAGCGTGGAAGTGTCCGGACTGCACTTCGAGCTCTGCTATTACCGTGGCATCGACTATGCGATCCGCGAAGGCATCGGCCGTTTCGAACCCGGCGCGCAGGGCGAGCACAAGCTGGCCCGCGGCTTCCTGCCGACCCTGACCCACTCGCGGCATTACATCGCCCACGAAGGTTTCCGTCAGGCCGTGGCCGGCGCGCTCGAACAGGAAGCGCTGCATCGCGAAACCTACCGCGACGAACTGCTCGCCCATTCGCCGTACGCGGACCGATGA
- the aat gene encoding leucyl/phenylalanyl-tRNA--protein transferase gives MIRLPQLNPLRPGLFPDPEDALVEPNGLLAWGGDLSAERLIAAYAQGVFPWFNEDEPILWWSPDPRCVFRTDAVHISRSLRKQLSKSNWRLTADTSFTRVMRACAAPRSGAVGTWIGDDMIAAYEELHRQGHAHSVEVWDRGSLVGGIYGVAVGRLFCGESMFSARTGGSKVALAGMCQFLHRWGFPFLDAQVTNDHLLSMGAVEIPRRQFVAQAKRLGAMPGLVGSWMQHPITLP, from the coding sequence ATGATCCGCCTGCCGCAACTGAATCCGCTGCGCCCCGGCCTGTTTCCCGATCCGGAGGACGCTCTTGTCGAACCCAACGGCCTGCTTGCCTGGGGTGGCGACCTCTCTGCCGAGCGACTGATCGCGGCCTATGCACAGGGCGTATTCCCCTGGTTCAACGAAGACGAGCCGATTCTCTGGTGGTCGCCGGATCCGCGCTGCGTGTTTCGCACCGATGCGGTCCACATCAGTCGCAGCCTGCGCAAGCAGCTGTCGAAGTCCAACTGGCGCCTCACGGCGGATACCTCGTTCACCCGCGTCATGCGCGCCTGCGCGGCACCGCGTAGCGGCGCGGTCGGCACGTGGATCGGCGACGACATGATCGCTGCGTACGAAGAGCTGCATCGGCAAGGCCATGCGCACAGCGTCGAAGTGTGGGATCGCGGTTCGCTCGTCGGTGGCATATACGGCGTCGCCGTCGGTCGGCTGTTCTGCGGCGAGTCGATGTTCTCGGCCCGCACCGGCGGCTCGAAGGTCGCGCTTGCCGGCATGTGCCAGTTCCTGCATCGCTGGGGCTTTCCCTTCCTCGACGCCCAGGTGACCAACGATCACCTGTTGTCGATGGGCGCCGTGGAGATCCCACGTCGACAGTTCGTCGCGCAGGCGAAGCGCCTGGGAGCCATGCCCGGCCTGGTCGGCTCGTGGATGCAACACCCCATCACCCTGCCCTGA
- a CDS encoding MFS transporter, whose protein sequence is MRSPANPSRMTPAPGFRTVALIIASAMFMEQLDGTILATALPSMAESFDVSPLHMSVALTSYMLSLAVFIPASGAIADRYGSRNVFRAAIAIFTLGSILCGLSGNLPLLVLSRLLQGMGGAMMVPVGRLVLLRSVPKSELVSAMSWLLVPALIGPVVGPPLGGFIVTWVSWRWIFYINVPIGIAGMWLATKYVPDVRIAERQRFDRVGFVLSGISLSCLVFGLELASRGDTSGLGSVGLIVGGLIVGAVYVWHSKRVANPILDLSLMRFPTFRLSVIAGSLTRITAGSVPFLLPLMMQLGFGFSAAHSGVVTFVSALGAMLMKATAAPVLRMWGFRATLVWNGVLSMVCVALCAAFRPDWPLWTIYTVLLLSGFFQSLQFSAYNTVAYADVPSERFSSATSFYTTFQQLMLSLGICVAAAALHVSVTWNGHAHAQLPDFSVAFLVVTFVSLIAAPVCLLLPKNAGAEMSGHRAR, encoded by the coding sequence ATGCGCTCCCCCGCCAACCCTTCCCGGATGACTCCCGCCCCTGGCTTCCGCACCGTAGCCCTGATCATCGCGAGCGCGATGTTCATGGAACAGCTGGACGGCACCATCCTGGCCACGGCGTTGCCTTCGATGGCGGAATCGTTCGACGTGTCGCCGCTGCACATGAGCGTGGCGCTCACCTCGTACATGCTCAGCCTTGCGGTGTTCATCCCCGCCAGCGGCGCCATTGCCGATCGCTACGGCTCGCGCAACGTCTTCCGCGCGGCGATCGCGATCTTCACCCTGGGCTCGATCCTCTGTGGGCTCTCGGGCAATCTGCCACTGCTGGTGCTGTCGCGCCTGTTGCAAGGCATGGGTGGAGCGATGATGGTGCCCGTCGGGCGCCTGGTGCTGCTGCGATCGGTGCCGAAGTCCGAGCTGGTCAGCGCCATGTCGTGGCTACTCGTGCCCGCGCTGATCGGTCCGGTCGTCGGACCGCCGCTGGGCGGCTTTATCGTCACCTGGGTGTCGTGGCGCTGGATCTTCTATATCAACGTGCCGATCGGCATTGCCGGCATGTGGCTGGCCACGAAGTACGTGCCCGACGTGCGCATTGCGGAGCGGCAGCGCTTCGACCGGGTGGGCTTCGTGCTCTCGGGCATCTCGCTGTCATGCCTGGTGTTCGGACTGGAGCTGGCCAGTCGCGGTGATACCTCGGGTCTGGGTTCCGTCGGGCTGATCGTGGGCGGCCTCATCGTCGGCGCCGTGTACGTATGGCATTCGAAGCGCGTAGCGAATCCCATCCTCGACCTGTCGTTGATGCGTTTTCCCACGTTTCGTCTTTCGGTGATCGCCGGTTCACTGACGCGCATCACCGCGGGGTCGGTGCCCTTCCTGTTGCCACTGATGATGCAGCTGGGCTTCGGTTTTTCCGCGGCGCACAGTGGCGTGGTGACCTTCGTGTCGGCGCTCGGCGCGATGCTGATGAAGGCCACCGCCGCACCGGTGCTGCGGATGTGGGGCTTTCGCGCCACCCTCGTCTGGAACGGCGTGCTGTCGATGGTCTGCGTCGCCCTGTGCGCGGCCTTTCGCCCGGACTGGCCGCTGTGGACGATCTACACCGTCCTGCTGCTGAGCGGTTTCTTCCAGTCGCTGCAGTTCAGTGCGTATAACACGGTGGCTTACGCGGACGTGCCGAGCGAGCGCTTCTCCAGTGCGACCAGTTTCTACACGACGTTCCAGCAGCTGATGCTGTCGCTGGGCATCTGCGTCGCCGCCGCGGCCCTGCATGTGTCGGTGACGTGGAACGGGCATGCCCATGCGCAGTTGCCTGATTTCAGCGTGGCCTTCCTGGTGGTGACGTTTGTCTCGTTGATCGCGGCGCCGGTGTGTTTGTTGCTGCCGAAGAATGCTGGCGCGGAAATGAGCGGTCACCGCGCCCGGTAG
- a CDS encoding pseudouridine synthase: MDHMPLSRIALPPGGWPSVLDFLCERFPAVSREAWEDRMERGLVQANGHGVDHLTPYRPGDIVTYRREVPAEPRIPFEETIVYQDDDLVVADKPHFLPVMPAGRYVEETLSVRLVRRLGNPDLVALHRLDRGTAGLVVFSARPSSRDAYTRLFRERAIAKTYEALAPPLPGLTFPLSRCSRIERGEPFFRTHEVQGPANATTHVDVIERGEHAWRYRLEPVTGRKHQLRVHMAGLGAPILGDPMYPELREETADFSEPMQLLARELAFIDPFSGEERRFLSLRSLDL, encoded by the coding sequence ATGGACCACATGCCACTCAGCAGGATCGCCTTGCCACCCGGTGGCTGGCCGAGCGTGCTCGATTTCCTTTGCGAGCGCTTCCCAGCGGTCAGTCGCGAGGCCTGGGAAGACCGCATGGAACGCGGGCTCGTCCAGGCGAACGGCCACGGGGTCGATCACCTCACCCCCTACCGTCCCGGCGACATCGTCACCTACCGGCGCGAGGTGCCGGCCGAGCCGCGCATCCCGTTCGAGGAAACGATCGTCTACCAGGACGACGACCTCGTGGTGGCGGACAAGCCGCACTTCCTGCCGGTCATGCCGGCCGGGCGCTACGTGGAGGAGACGTTGTCGGTGCGCCTGGTCCGTCGTCTCGGCAATCCGGACCTGGTCGCGCTGCACCGGCTGGACCGCGGCACCGCCGGCCTGGTCGTGTTCTCGGCACGGCCGTCCAGTCGCGATGCCTATACGCGCTTGTTCCGCGAGCGCGCCATCGCCAAGACCTACGAAGCGCTGGCGCCACCGTTGCCCGGACTGACGTTTCCGCTTTCCCGATGCAGCCGCATCGAGCGCGGCGAGCCGTTCTTTCGCACGCACGAAGTGCAAGGCCCCGCGAATGCCACCACCCACGTCGACGTGATCGAGCGTGGCGAGCACGCGTGGCGCTACCGACTGGAGCCCGTCACCGGACGCAAGCACCAGTTGCGCGTGCACATGGCAGGGTTGGGCGCGCCCATCCTGGGCGATCCGATGTATCCCGAGCTGCGTGAGGAGACGGCGGATTTCAGCGAGCCGATGCAGCTGCTCGCTCGCGAGCTCGCGTTCATCGATCCCTTCAGTGGCGAAGAGCGGCGCTTTCTAAGTTTACGTTCACTCGACCTTTGA
- a CDS encoding HDOD domain-containing protein translates to MIGRFFRKLFGGGTAPSAPSFVPAHAAVTRTPVVIDMPVVEAPVSALAAEEIEDRFYRLVLGLSPSDDAAFSPAEQSVLRRVRDAFGGERFDVGSLPRLPSVVPQLMRSLRNDDSDSRALAELIARDTVLVGEIVRVANSAFFKTSRPVTGLAQAITLLGQDGLRRVVMQLVMRPILRTNMGGASQHAGERLWEHAERCARACIYLGRDVCDPFEAFLAGLISQTGAQTILLELEEQNDTRATAFSRPLVAALAQQIERLSLHAARHWAFPSRVVQALAERADPADAGARTPLGRALLAASRVAMLDVLIEQGLADPDSALLASPGQTFTQAQLIACRDALRTAAPAEA, encoded by the coding sequence GTGATCGGCCGGTTCTTCAGGAAGTTGTTCGGCGGCGGCACCGCGCCTTCCGCCCCATCCTTCGTGCCCGCGCACGCCGCCGTGACCCGCACGCCGGTGGTCATCGACATGCCCGTGGTGGAAGCACCGGTCAGCGCGCTGGCCGCCGAAGAAATCGAAGACCGCTTCTATCGCCTCGTGCTCGGCCTCTCGCCGTCGGACGACGCGGCGTTCTCCCCCGCCGAACAGAGCGTGTTGCGTCGCGTACGCGACGCGTTCGGCGGCGAGCGTTTCGACGTCGGCTCCCTGCCCCGGCTGCCATCGGTGGTGCCGCAGCTCATGCGTTCGCTGCGCAACGACGATTCGGACAGCCGCGCACTGGCCGAGCTGATCGCCCGCGACACCGTGCTGGTGGGTGAGATCGTCCGGGTGGCGAACAGCGCCTTCTTCAAGACCTCGCGGCCGGTGACCGGCCTGGCGCAGGCGATCACCCTGCTCGGCCAGGACGGCTTGCGCCGCGTGGTCATGCAGTTGGTCATGCGGCCGATCCTGCGTACCAACATGGGCGGCGCCAGCCAGCACGCCGGCGAGCGGCTGTGGGAGCACGCCGAGCGCTGCGCCCGCGCGTGCATCTACCTGGGCCGCGATGTCTGCGACCCCTTCGAAGCCTTTCTTGCCGGCCTGATCAGCCAGACCGGGGCGCAGACGATCCTGCTCGAGCTCGAGGAACAGAACGACACCCGCGCCACGGCCTTCAGCCGTCCGCTGGTCGCCGCCCTGGCCCAGCAGATCGAGCGGCTGTCGCTGCACGCCGCACGCCACTGGGCCTTCCCCTCGCGCGTGGTCCAGGCACTGGCCGAGCGTGCGGACCCCGCCGACGCAGGCGCACGCACACCGCTGGGACGCGCCTTGCTGGCCGCCAGCCGCGTGGCGATGCTGGACGTGCTGATCGAGCAAGGCCTGGCCGACCCCGACTCGGCCCTATTGGCGAGCCCTGGCCAGACCTTCACCCAGGCCCAACTGATCGCCTGCCGCGACGCCCTGCGCACCGCAGCCCCCGCCGAAGCCTGA